The proteins below come from a single Asanoa ferruginea genomic window:
- a CDS encoding RidA family protein, producing the protein MTTPHERLAELGLTLPEVVPPVAAYVPAVQSGNYVYVSGQVPIVDGKLLATGKVGAEVTAEQAQDLARQCGLNVLAAIDALVGLEYVVKVVKVVGFVASAPGFTGQPVVVNGASELFGQVFGEAGRHARSAVGVAELPLGAPVEVEAIVEVAVA; encoded by the coding sequence GTGACCACCCCGCACGAGCGCCTCGCCGAGCTCGGGCTGACCCTGCCCGAGGTCGTGCCACCGGTGGCCGCCTACGTGCCGGCGGTCCAGTCGGGCAACTACGTCTACGTCTCCGGCCAGGTGCCGATCGTCGATGGCAAGCTGCTCGCCACCGGCAAGGTCGGTGCCGAGGTCACCGCCGAGCAGGCCCAGGACCTGGCCCGGCAGTGCGGCCTCAACGTGCTGGCCGCGATCGACGCCCTGGTCGGCCTCGAATATGTCGTCAAGGTCGTCAAGGTGGTCGGCTTCGTCGCCTCGGCGCCCGGTTTCACCGGCCAGCCGGTGGTCGTCAACGGCGCCTCCGAGCTGTTCGGCCAGGTGTTCGGCGAGGCCGGCCGGCACGCCCGCAGCGCGGTCGGCGTCGCGGAACTGCCGCTCGGCGCCCCGGTCGAGGTCGAGGCGATCGTCGAGGTCGCGGTCGCCTGA